GAAATTGACGATGGTGGCCGTAGCTCCGGGAGTGTTGACGAAATGGAATTCCTGAATCCGCATAGGTGTGGCCTTGTTCAGATATCCCGCCAGAGCCTTAATTTCATTCAACGTAACCAAACTAATTTGGGCCATCGTCATCCCAGTCAAATCGTAAACATGAACTACTCCAGCACACTGAGTATCACTTTGGTCCATCAAACTCTCGTACACCATCATGTGCATACGCGTAACATGATGGGCTGCGAACTTGGTTGGATCAAGCTTCCCTGTTTCATTGAAGATCATAGCGCGACCCTTGGCATCACGTTCAGGCAGTGGGAACAAATACCCAGTGTCAGCGAAGGCATTAAGCTCGGGATCTTCGATATCCAGTGGGTAGAACCATTGTGGGTGCACTTTTCTGGCAATAAGAAACCGTTCCAGGACCTCAGTGGCGCTGTTGATCGAGTACTTTTTGCTACGAAGGAATCGAAGCAAAAACTGAGCGTCGGTTCGGCACTTCTTGATGTGGGGATGTTTGGCAATGAATTCCCGCATTTGCGCCAGACTCTGGCTCCGAATGCTATCATCCTCACGCAGTTGTTCAGCGGCTATTTTGTGGTGCATTTCACTCATCTCCGTAATCCGATCGTCATACTTTTCCGGCACCTTTTCCATACTGGggacagagtagagagtattaTCGTCGGCGCACATTTTTGGGCTGTTTTCGCTGGCTTATCACTGGAAACTGCTTAGGTCAAACGTCGAACACCAACTGACTCCAGTACGGGCGGAGGATTTACTATTTATTGTTAACGTTGCGTGAGGTTACGCTTTTTTCCGTTTCTGCTCCAGCTAGCAAAACACCCAAGTGGTCAGTGGCATCACATTAATTTCAACACACGCATTTTAATGGAGAGCAAAGGAAGCTGAGGGCTTGcgtatagagaaaaaaaataatgtgacTTAATAGAAATGATTGAAAGCATACTTTACGATCTCGTCTGCACATTACGGTGACAGCCTTTTCGTGAATATCATGTTGAGAATCAGTTTATTACATTAGAACTGTGGTATCTAAACTCTTGAGTATGAAGATTGTTTTTCAATCTCAGTTAGTCCAAATTTCTTTTCCTTGATAATCATGACCGTAAACATGtttattttagcaacatgatgtAACCATTTTTAAATGAATGTTAATGTATTACACACCGTGAATTGACTGTAATTCATTCGACATTACTAAGATTCATTCTCTGCTGGCAATTGCTAACAGAATTCTTCCACATTATTTTTATCTCATGTTAAAAGATCACGCGAAGAGTCACAATTAGTGAAAATTTTGCCCATTATCATGGACGATAATGATACGCTTCAGGTGTCTGTCAAATTAACGGTTTTACTGAGTGTGATGAATTTGTGATGCAACTCCACGAAACAAGAGGCGAAACATAGGAAAACATTAAATTCAGCGCTGCATGAGCCTGCCTTTGTAGTTTGTCAGTGCCTAAATAGAAttaattattgatatttttggGAAGGAAATAGTTACTGTTGGGTTAGTACAAGTTCtctatgtttcgaaaacgaaagtatGAAATTAATATGTTGATGGCTAAACAGAACACACGACTCAAAATTGGATTCAAAAATCTTACTGGAGATTTTTCGTTTGTAAATAATTAACGTTCTGATCAAATTTCTGGagtaaatgatgaaaaaaattaaaggattGTGTGGGTCATTGAACAAATGATAACATTAGCGGTCTTGGAAAAAT
The Toxorhynchites rutilus septentrionalis strain SRP chromosome 2, ASM2978413v1, whole genome shotgun sequence genome window above contains:
- the LOC129770611 gene encoding retinaldehyde-binding protein 1-like; this translates as MCADDNTLYSVPSMEKVPEKYDDRITEMSEMHHKIAAEQLREDDSIRSQSLAQMREFIAKHPHIKKCRTDAQFLLRFLRSKKYSINSATEVLERFLIARKVHPQWFYPLDIEDPELNAFADTGYLFPLPERDAKGRAMIFNETGKLDPTKFAAHHVTRMHMMVYESLMDQSDTQCAGVVHVYDLTGMTMAQISLVTLNEIKALAGYLNKATPMRIQEFHFVNTPGATATIVNFAMQLLSDKLRERVFCHNNWDELYAVLDKNLLPKEFGGKIPKAELIEQFKQRCQKLRGRLLTMSEFDIEITKDSKYWQETTDAELETGAVGSFRKLTVD